Proteins co-encoded in one Acidimicrobiales bacterium genomic window:
- a CDS encoding amidohydrolase family protein: ARFSDRAPRIVRQKIRFVGDGAGGSGAVGWVEDDAGDWCDVWHYDDLVSPFMMLSAAVGFDELGFSVTTFDQIRPGAWLQAERLADMAANHTDAAVCFPNTLPRFCGQAFYERADHELAGHCVTAYNDWMIDEWCAGDATGRLIPLTMVPLWDPEAAAAEIRRCAAKGSHAVTFPENPHPLGLPSIHDKARFWDPFFQACSETETVVCMHIGSSSKMPSTAPDAPFIISSTLTFQNAMGSLCDYLFSGTLERFPDLTIAYSEGQVGWMPYILERADKLWEERSNNSFGTWLPNPPSSYIPGRVYGCIFDDATGLRNRDVVGMDQICFEVDYPHADSTFPHSRETLQKISSEAGLSDGEIYKLARGNAIKAFGLERFGITS, encoded by the coding sequence CGGCCCGGTTCTCCGACCGGGCCCCCCGCATAGTGCGCCAGAAGATCCGCTTCGTGGGCGACGGGGCCGGGGGCTCCGGGGCGGTGGGCTGGGTGGAGGACGACGCCGGGGACTGGTGCGACGTGTGGCACTACGACGACCTGGTCAGCCCGTTCATGATGCTGTCGGCCGCGGTGGGCTTCGACGAGCTCGGCTTCTCGGTGACCACCTTCGACCAGATCCGCCCCGGGGCGTGGCTCCAGGCCGAGCGCCTCGCCGACATGGCCGCCAACCACACCGACGCCGCGGTGTGCTTCCCCAACACCCTGCCCCGCTTCTGCGGCCAGGCCTTCTACGAGCGCGCCGATCACGAGCTGGCCGGTCACTGCGTGACCGCCTACAACGACTGGATGATCGACGAGTGGTGCGCCGGCGACGCCACGGGGCGCCTGATCCCCCTCACCATGGTGCCGCTGTGGGATCCCGAGGCCGCGGCGGCCGAGATCCGCCGCTGCGCCGCCAAGGGCTCCCACGCCGTGACCTTCCCCGAGAACCCCCATCCCCTGGGCCTGCCCTCGATCCACGACAAGGCCCGGTTCTGGGACCCGTTCTTCCAGGCCTGCTCGGAGACCGAGACGGTGGTCTGCATGCACATCGGCTCGTCGTCCAAGATGCCGTCGACCGCCCCCGATGCGCCGTTCATCATCTCTTCGACCCTTACGTTCCAAAACGCCATGGGGTCGCTGTGCGACTACCTGTTCTCCGGCACCCTGGAGCGCTTCCCCGACCTGACCATCGCCTACTCCGAGGGCCAGGTGGGCTGGATGCCCTACATCCTCGAGCGGGCCGACAAGCTGTGGGAGGAGCGCTCCAACAACAGCTTCGGCACGTGGCTGCCCAACCCGCCGTCGTCCTACATCCCCGGCCGGGTCTACGGCTGCATCTTCGACGACGCCACCGGGCTCCGGAACCGGGACGTGGTGGGCATGGACCAGATCTGCTTCGAGGTCGACTACCCGCACGCGGACTCCACCTTCCCCCACTCCCGGGAGACCCTCCAGAAGATCTCCTCG